The Bdellovibrio bacteriovorus W nucleotide sequence GCAAAACTTAGGTGCTTTAAAGGCACTGACCACTGTTGGAATTATCGAAGGTCACATGAAGCTTCACACTAAGAACTTAGCTTTAGGTGCTGGTGCTGAAGAAAAAGAACTGCCTTTAGTTCAGAAGAAGTTAGAAGAGATCCTTGCTGTGAGAAAGCGTATTTCTTTAAGCAATGCTATCGAAGTTCTAATGGAACTTCGTCAAACTCAACACGCTTCCCAGACTCAACATCATTCTTAGGAAGCACCGATGTCTTTGGTGTTTTCTATTCCTGGAAAAACATTCTTAGCGGGAGAGTATCTTGTTTTACAAGAGGGGCCCGCACTTGTTTTTCTATCAGAGCCTCGCTTTGAGTTAGAAGCTGATAAAGGCCAAGGCAATGTTCTTGGTATTCATCCGGATTCTCCAGCGGGTTTATTTATTCAAAGTCACAAAGAGTACTTTGCAGGATGGGATTTGAAGTTTCACGATTCTTATCAAAGTAAAGGTGGCTTCGGAGCTTCAACAGCGCAGTTCTTAGGTGTGTATTCTCTTTGGCTTTACCAAGAGGCTCCACAACAGGATATGGAAAAGATTCTCGATTTCCGTCATCTCTTAGAGGAGTACTATAAAGTCGCTTGGAACGGAGAAGGATTTCGCCCAAGTGGTGTCGATCTTGTGGGCCAGTTAAAAGGGTCATTGACCTTTGTTGATAAGCGCCAAGGTGTCATCGCGGTGAAGGCGTGGCCATTTTCAAATTTAGAATTTTTCATTGTACATACTGGAAATAAAGTTGCGACCCATGAACATTTAAAAACTTTGAAGCCCTTCGATAGCTCGGGTCTTCTCAAAGCTTTTAATAGCATCCGCCTTTCAATGGATAAGATGGATGAGGGATTATTTATTTCTGGTATCAATGGTTACGCGCAAGAGCTGGCAGATTTGCAACTTACTTGCGCTCCGACTAGCAAGCTCTTGGAAGAAGTGCAGGGGCTTGAAGGGGTTGTTGCAGCCAAAGGCTGTGGCGCTCTTGGGGCCGATGTTATTATGGTGGTCACTCTGAAAGGACATCATCTCGCACTTTCAGAATATTTAGAGCATCGTGGTCTTTCAGTATTAGCATCTTCGTCAGATATTGCATCTGGTTTACAAATTAAGGGTACAGTATGAATCAGGTTTTAGTTTCAGCTCCATCAAATATCGCGTTGATTAAGTATATGGGGAAAATCGAAGGCACAGGCAATAAGCCTACGAATGCTTCTTTATCTTATACCTTAGAAAACTTAAAAACTTTCGTGCGACTCACAGAGATTTCTGAAGATCAAGATCGTTGGGCGCCGCTTGTAAGGGAAGATCTAGAAAAGATCGAACTATCTGAAAAAGGTCAGAAAAGATTTCTTAATCACTTACAGCTTATAAAATCTAAATTCGGTGTTTCTAAAAACTATCTTGTGGAATCGGCGAATAACTTTCCTTCAGACTGTGGACTTGCATCTTCGGCTTCAAGCTTTGCCGCTTTGACAATGGCAGCAGCTAAAATGTTTCAAGGAATAAACCCTCAACCTTGGGGAGAAGACCCGAAGGTTCTTTCTGAGCTTTCAAGACAGGGTTCAGGGTCCTCGTGCCGTTCGTTCTTTACGCCATGGGCGCTTTGGAAAGAAGAATATGCTCAGCCAGTAAATCTTGAGCTTAAAAATCTTCATCACATGGTTGTTGTTGTAGAAGACTCAAAAAAAGAAGTCTCTAGCTCAGACGCACACAAACAAGTTACAACGAGTCCACGCTTTACGGGGCGTGTAGAGAGAGCAGAGCTTCGCTTAGCGGATTTGCTTCAGGCCTTGCAGTTTAACGATTGGCACATGGCTCAGCAGATTGTTTGGGATGAGTTTATTGATATGCATAGATTGTTTGAGACAGCTCAGCCTGCGTTTAGCTATATGACCGCTGGCTCTCATCAGGTGATTGAAGACTGCAAAAACTTCTTTAATCGTTGGCAAGACGGTCCGCTGGTAACAATGGATGCGGGGGCTAATGTGCATTTACTTTTCAGATATGATCAAAAGAAATCATTTGAAGAATATCGTGAACACTTCCAGAAGGATTTCAAAGTCCTAGCTTTTGAAGGTATCAAAGAAGATGTCCACTGATTTTGAATGTCGCTCTTTTGGTAAATGGATTCTAGCAGGTGAGCACTCTGTCTTAAGAGGTGTTCCGGCTTTAGTTTTCCCAATCCAATCTCGCGAAATGCATTTGCAATATACTCGTACAAATGAACCTTTGCGCTTTGATCTACTGGGTGCTCACGGAGAAGAATTGCAACTTCTTGTGTGGGGAGTTTTAGATAAAGCCTGTGATCTTTTAAAGATTAAAAAGTCTGATTTACAGGGAACAGTGGTTTTAAGTTCGACGGTGCCTGTCGGGGCAGGCATGGGCGCTTCTGCGGCTCTTTGTGTGGCTTTGACTCGTTGGTTGGGCTATTTAGGTCATGTGAGTGAAAGTGAGTTCTATGATTTCGCGAGAAACTTAGAAAATCTTTTCCATGGTGAAAGCAGTGGAGTGGATATTGCTGTGGCACTGTCGGGCTCTGGACTGCATTTTGAAAGACATGGGGAGCGCTTATCTCTGACAACCTCGTGGCAGCCTCAATGGTATATCTCTTATTGTGGCGAAAGAGGTGTGACTCTCGACGCTGTTAATAAAGTGAAAGCTCTTATTGCAAGCAATGAGGAACTTGGAAGTGCCCTTGATCAACAAATGCATGATGCCGTCTTAATGGCGAAAAAGGCTTTGGCTAAAACCGAGAGTGAAGGTTTTTCTGAACTTGTGAAAGCGATCGATCTTGCTGGAGATTGTTTTGAAAAGTGGGATTTAAACCGTGGCGCTCCAGAGAAGCACATGATGTGGTTGAAGTCTCAAGGGGCTGTGGCCGTAAAGCCCACGGGTTCTGGTGGTGGGGGATATGTTCTCTCGCTGTGGAAGCAGGCGCCACCGAGTGAAGTCTTAAATCAGCTCATTCCTTGTTAAAGAAAATATAAATTTTGGAAGCTGATCTATGAAAGTAAATCCTTCACAGGATCAGCTCCTAAACCTTTCTAAAAACCTTAAAAAGATAAAAAAGACTTGGGAAGATAAAAAGACTTCCCACTAAAAGTGCAATCACCAGCATTTTTAGCGTGCTTTCTGGGGCGGCGGCATTTTGAAAACTAATCGCGCCTTCCGTAGTTCTAATAACATCAGGAAAATAAAGCGCAAACCATCCCGAAAGTATCAAAACAACTTGGCCTGCTGATGTCACCCGAGTGGCAATAGATTTTTTTGTGCGAATAAAAATCCACTGGATAAAAAATAAAACTGTTGCGGCAATTAAGCAGCTTAAAGCAAAAGGATGGGTGATAAAGTCCTTAAAAAGTGAGTGCATTTCTGAATGAGAAAGAACGAATAGCAGTAAACTTGTAAGGATGACGGCAATGTTGGCGCCGAACGCTCTTCGAGTAAAGAGCTTTCGTAACTCTGAAGATCTGGCTTCTCCGATGAGGTAAACGCTTGCTAAAAATGTGAAGATCGCCGCGACAAATAGACCCATGGCAAAGGGATAGAGTCCCCACCATGGATGAATATAGGCTTCAAAGAAATCTAAACTTTTTGGAGCGATTAATCCTCGGTGCAGACTGCCTGCTAAAACGCCGAGCCAAATAGCTGTCCAAAGACTCGAGAAACCGAAAAGAACTGTATAGGTTTTTTGCGACGTTTCAGTTTGAACGGCATCGTAGTGACGGAACGTAAAAGCAGTTCCGCGCACGACGATTCCGATCAGTAGTGCCACCATCGGAATGTGCAAACTTGTCATCAGCGTTGTGAAGATTAAGGGGAAACCGTTAAAGAGAATCACAATAATTAAAACTAACCACATGTGATTGGCTTCCCAGACGGGACCCATCGCATAGTTAATGAGTTCCTTTTGTCCATCTCGTAGGCGGGCAGGGGTGGGTAGAAGCTCCAATATTCCAGCTCCATAATCCGCACCACCGAAAAGCACGTAAAGAACTAAAGAGGCCCCAATAAAGAAGATTAATATTTCAATCACTTTGTAGCCTCCGAAAACTTCTTCTGAGAGGCAAGAACTTGACGGCGCAAAAGCCAAACAGTGATGAAAGCTAAAAATAAATAAAGCACTAAGAAAAGATAAAAATGATAGACCATTCCTGGCATTGGAGTGAGAGCATCTTTAGTTTTTAAAAAACCATAAATAATCCAAGGTTGCCTTCCGACCTCAGTAACGATCCAGCCAGCTTCAATCGCTAAAAATCCGAAGGGAATACAGAAGGTGAGAAGGCGAAGGAGAAAACGTGAATAGCTGTTTTTCTTCCAACTCCAGAGGTAGTAAAGACTTACGAGGGCAAGGAAGGTACCAATGGCGACCATGATTTGAAAAGCGACGTGTGTGATCAGAACAGGTGGCCATTCGTCTTTTGGAAATTGATCAAGCCCTTTGATCTCGGCATTGAAATCATTTGTTGCCAAGAAGCTCAACGCTCCGGGAATTGCGATTCCCCACTCCATGGTTTGATTTTCTTCATCAGGAATACCGCCAATATAAAGTGGCGCACGCGACGAAGTTTTAAAGTGACCTTCCATGGCGGCTAGTTTAGCAGGTTGATACTCGGCAACTTTCTGAGCAGCAAAGTGCCCAATCAATGGCTGTGCAAATGAGCTGATAACGGCAAAGCTCATGGCGATTTTTAGACCGATTTTATTTAGTTTGGGCGCAGAGCCTTTTAATAGTAAATAGGCATGAATGCCTGCCACTGCAAAGCCCACTGCTTGAAGAGCTGCGACTTGCATATGAAGACTTTGATGAAGCCAAGCTTTATTGAACATGGCCTTTACTGGGTCTATATTTGTCGCTACTCCGTTCACCCAGTCAAAACCTTGTGGGGTGTTCATCCACGAATTGGCGGCGACGACAAAAATTCCAGAGACAAATCCCGAGATTCCCACCAAGAGTCCTGCGCTCCAGTGGACCCATGGCTTCATCCGATCCCAACCATAAAGAAAAAGACCAATGGCGATGGCTTCGATAAAGAATGCAGTTCCTTCCCAAGAAAATGGCATACCGATGATAGGACCTGCATAGGTCATAAAGCCTGGCCACAAGAGGCCCAGTTCAAAAGATAGGACAGTGCCAGACACAGCGCCCACTGCAAATAATATTGCCACACCCTTCATCCACATCTTGGTGAGTTCAAGGTACTCAGGCTCTTTCTTTTTTAGATAGTACCAATGTGCCACACTCATAAAGAATGGCATCGTCATGCCGATAGCGGCAAAGATGATATGAAAGCCTAAAGAAAATGCCATCGTTGAGCGGGCGGCAAGCAGGTCTGTCATAGCTCCCTTTTAAATTCATAGAATCAAGAGCGCAATAGCGAATTCACTAGAGCAATAAAATGTGGCACCGTTTAGAGCTCGGCAACTTTTAGTTCCATATCAATTTTAAGAGCTTGAGAAACTGGACAAGATTTTTTGACCTCTTCAGCAATCTTTAAAAGTTGGGCATGCTCAAGTCCTGGCACCTTTGCTTTGAGGTTTAGTTGTGACTTTGTGATTTTAAAACCATCGCCAGATTTTTCTATGCTCACAGTGCATTGAGTTTCTAGATTCTCGGCGGTGTGTCCGTTCTTTTTTAGAGCACCCGAAAGAGCCATGGTGAAGCAGCCAGCATGAGCAGCAGCAATGAGTTCTTCGGGATTTGTCCCCGGAGTATCTTCGAAGCGAGTTGCAAATGAATAGGGTACACTTTGCAAGACTTTGCTTTCAGTTGAGAGCTGACCTTTGCCAGAAAGAATATCGCCTGTCCACAGGGCTGTCGCGCGTCGATTCATAAGAGACCTCCATTGTATTTGTCCCTTAGGATATAGAGACCTCAGGAGGTGAGGGTAGGCTGAAGAGAGATATTTGGTGGAAGTCATAGTGTGAGCAAAGATTGTCTGCTTTTCGTTAGAATCCTTAAACGCACTTTGTCTTTTGAAAGAAGGACATTGTGTTTTTAACTAAGAATAGGTAATTTTTTTTCATGGACCCTGACCCCGCGGGCTCGATGCCCTTGTCATCTAAAAGATTCTCCATTTATTTACCACTCATAAAGTTGGATTTATGTATCAGATAATCGTCGTCTTGATTTGTCTGTTTATCAATATGCTCTTGTCAGGTGCTGAGATGGCATTCGTGACGGTGAGTAAACAGCAACTAAAACAAATCTCTAATCAAAGTCGCAATGCGCGTCGACTCTTGCAGCTTAAGAAAAACCCAGAGCGTACATTGTCAGTCATTCAAATTGGTATCACTGTTGTGGGTGCGATAGCGGCTGCCGTTGGGGGAGCTGGAGCTGAGGGGGCTTTGGGACCCTGGTTGGTAAAGACCTATGGGTTGAGTGTTAAAACCGCCGAAGTGGTGGCTATTCTTTCAGTGGTTCTGCCGATTTCCTATTTAAGTGTGGTGGTGGGGGAGCTAGTTCCTAAAACGATGGCTTTGCGTTACCCCACAGGAATTGCACTTGCCGTAGCTCCAGGTCTTTACTTTGCAGAAAAGATTCTAATGCCCGCCGTGCGAGCTTTGGAGTGGTCTACACATTTTGTCTTAAAGTTGATGCGCTTTGCGGTGCCGGAAAATTCTGGCAAAGATGAAACGATTTACATTGAGGATCTGCCACGCCAAACAAAACAGTATGTGATTAACTTAGTGAATACGGAAAAAAAACTAGCGCGTGAAATTATGGACCCATGGGAGAAGGTAATTTCTGTGGATCGCGCGAACACTTTAGAAGAAGTTGTCTCTAAAGTGTCAGAGTTTAGACATACGCGATTGCCAGTCACTTCAGGAAAAGAAGTCGTAGGACTTTTAAATACCAAAGAGTTGCTGACAGCTCTTCGTCATGGGTCGACAGATTGGCAAAGTCTAGAGCGTCCTATTCTTCGTTTTAAATCTTTTGATACGCTCTTTACGATTCTTCGCAAGATGCAAGAGCAGAAGTCTCACTTAGCAGTGATTTATGATCAGGTGACTCCGGTAGGAATCGTCACAATGGAGGACATCTTTGAAGAAATCATCGGGGATGTTTTTGACGAGGATGATGACGGTGCTTTGATGCGAATTCTTGCTGCCAAAGCAAAGCGTCGTCCAGGAGGGGGAGTTATAACTGGTGAGTGAAGCGAGAGAATGCAAGGGACTTCTTGTGCGAGGAGTGCTCCTCTCAACAGCTAGAGGCTTAAGAGTGAAACTCTTTTTCTGACCTATGTGTCGCGATGTTCTTCTGAAGTGCCAATCATCTCACAAGGGAAGAATTGCATCGATAGTTGATAGATCGCAGATTTGTCGCCTTTACCTTTAAACTTCTTTACGAATCCTCTCTTCATTTTATCGAGATACTCAATCGCCTCAGGAACAAGTTTATGATCAAACACACTGAACATCATGCTGAAGCTTGATTTGTCTTGAAGTGGTGCTGTTTCTAAGGCTTGAAGGGCGTTCTTCAAAGCGTGGCGTTTGCTTACATGGATGCTATCATTGATCTTAGAGCGATCCGTGATGTAGAACTGAGCGCTGTTGACATAGCGACCGTTCTTTTCGTTAATGATCCCTAAGCGTAAAAGGCGGCTCGTGGCATCGATAGCGTCCTCTTTAGATATTCCAAAATAATTCGCAATACTATCCGGAGTTCCGTCATAGCGATGGCTATCGAAGAAGGTGACGATAGCTAAGTGATACCATTTCTCAAAAAGAAGAGCTTCATCACCTTCGATTCGCAGAGTCTCAATGGTGTCAGTCTTGTACGGTGAGTAATGCTCATCCAAGTGATTGAGGTGATAGAGAGCCTCGCTATTTTCTGGATCTAGAATTTGAATGATGTTGGCCGCTGTAGTTTTAGAAATCTTTCTTTTTTTGCGAAGAATTTCAGAAAGAGTCGAAGGACTTACTTGGAGCTTCGTTGCAAAAGCGCGTAGAGAGTAGCGATTGTTTCGTTGTTGGTAGGACTCAAACTGATTTTGAATAAGCTCTACAAAAAAATCATTGGCCAAAACTGATTTATCCATATGAGAACATTAAAGGTTTTTTTTGAAATGTTAAGGAAATAATGCGAGTCATCGCAAAAGCTGCGGACGTTCTGTGCGGAACAACTTAAAAATAATTCTTCTTCAATCATGACAAACCAAATTTTATAGGGTACGAATTTTCCATCTTTTGGGGAGAGATTATGATTAAATCAATTTTTGTATTCTTATTTGCAGTTTCAGCTCAGGCTAATATCGGAGTTGATAGTTCTAAATTGGTGCCTGTGTGGGATGGAAAACTGGCTATTTGTTCAGCGGCAACTGACATTGGCAAAGCTGGAATGTTTTTAAGAAATCTTGGTATTGAGAAAGACGAGAATTCTCAATGGCTTTCCGTAACGCCTCTTTATGTGACTTGTGTTGCTGATGGTTCCGAGAAAGCGAAGTGGGTAGAGGTATCTTTTGAAGATATCAGTTCATCAAGAATTGCAGACTCTTTTGGAAAAGAGTTTCACGTAGTTATTGAATCCCGTGAGTTGGTAGCTCAGGTGAATGAGGCTGACGCATTTGTTGGGCAGCCTTCTTTACGAGGTGACAAGAATGTCGCTATCGACGTTCGCGTATTTGAACTTCTTAAACAACGGCATGCGGATGATTTAGCAGAGTCTGGTAAAATCTTTGTGCCGGTAGATCTCGCGATCCGCAACACAATTGCTGTTTATGACGAAGACAGTAAATTAGTAGATCGCTATTATAACTTTACGGGTTGGCACCGAGTTCAACTCAGTGTTTCTCAGTAGTGCAGAAAAAAAAGAGGACTCTTAAAGAGTCCTCTTTTTTTAGAAGCCTAATGATAAAAACTTCTTCAGAGTCTTTTAGAAGCCTCATAGAGAGCAATGCTCACTGCTACGGTGGCATTGAGTGACTCGACTCCTTGTGTGGGGATAGAGAGCTTGTTAAGCCCCTGTACGCCGCTAAATCCCGGCCCCTCTTCACCAACAGCTAAATATAAATCTTTAGGCCAAGGGAAGCGCGCTATGTTTTCACCTTTTAAATCCAAGGCGAAAATGTCATCTCTCCCTGAAATGAACTCAGAAAATTTCCCAACCTTCGCGATCGGCATTTTTAAAAGAGCGCCGGCAGAGGCTTTGATAGCCTTAGGCAAGTAAGGAGAGCAGGACTCTTCCGTCAGAATGATTTTTGAGGCGCCAAAAGCTAAAGCCGAGCGAGCGAGGGCTCCTAGATTAGTAGGGTCCCCCAGAGGGCAGATGAGCTCTAGTCCCTTAGCTTTGCTTTCGCTTAAGGGTAGGATTTCTTTAGGTTCAAGAATCAGTAAGTTAAATCCAGTGCCAATGGTATCCACTTCGCGAAATAGGTTCTTCGCCAACTTAAAGACAGTGACCTTTTCGGATTGGGCCAGCTTTCCAGAAGTTAAAGGTCTTTGCCCTTCGCAAATGATTTCGCTTTTAATTTTGAAACTCGGGTTTTTTAGAAACTCGTGTACAAGCTTTTCACCCATAAGGATAAACTCTTGATGTTTCTTGATTCCACGAGAGGTATTAAGATCTACCCAGCGGCGAAAATGTGGATTTGTATTCGAAGAGATATCGATCATTTATAAATACTCCAACGACGTTTTTCTTCACCTGAGAGTTCCTCTAGAAGCAACTCTTCGCCTTCGTCTTCTTCAGGAAGCTCTTGGTGTTTGATTTTTTCATAGACTACCAAGCGACGTTCATGGGGTGTTTCTGGGAGGTTGTAAGCCACGTCCTGCACAAGTTTATAGAATTCGCCCCAGTTCTCTTTTGCGGCTTTGATCTCTGGATCAACTCCAGGGCCTTTCATGAAATAAACTCGGCCGCCCAACTGGAGGCCACTCATGACATTGTTAAGAGTGTTGCCGATGTCTTCCACCGCGCGCGTGATAGCTCCGTTGATAGGGTATACGCAATGACGATTGATGTTGCGACCTAAGATATCTAAATTCTCAAGACTCATTTCCGAGCGCACGTGCTTTAAAAATTCCACACGGCGCTGAACTCCTTCGCCCAAAAGGATTTTCTCTTCCGGGAACATAATCTTTAAAGGAATTCCTGGAAACCCAGGCCCTGTGCCCACGTCTAAGAGTGGGAATTGTAGCTCTGTGTGTTTCAGGATGATGATGCTGTCAATGAAGTGACGAATGGCAACGTCACGCAGTTTGAGGAGGCGTGTGAAGTTTTCTTTTTCCTGATTGAGCATAAGGAGGCGGTAAAAGTGCGCTAATTGATGGCGCTGCTCATGGGAGACCAAGTCGAAGCCATGATTGCGGAAAATATCAGCAAGTCTGTCATTAGCTTCGTTTAATTCATAGATCATCTCAGGTTTTTTATGCTTTCCGCGCAGGCTGGAAGATCCTGCTGAGGTCGCTGAGGACGACACGGACCCTTGTTTTGGGCTATCTTGCTTACGGCGGGCTTCTTGGCGCGCCTTATAGGGGCTGTAATTGGATTTATTCTTATGTGCCATTTGTCGAAGCAAGATAGGGGGAAAGTGACCTATCTACAAGTATATTCTGCACCGTGTGTAAAAGCTAAACGCTTGAAAATACACTATTCTGGGGGGATTATGAGACCCTATGTCGACATCAAAATTAGAATCAATTAAAGAAACCGCCTTAGCTGCTTTTAAAGCCGCTGAGAACTCCAAAACGCTTTATGATCTAAAAGTGCAGTACCTTGGTAAATCTGGGTCACTGACAGAGATTATGAAAGAAATGGCCACTTTGCCAAAAGAGGAAAAACCGCTTTTTGGTAAAATGGTGAATGAAGTAAAGCAAGTCCTTGAAGCTGCCTACTTGGAAGCAGAAGAAAATCTTAAGAAGAAAGAAATCTCTGCGAAGATGGCCTCTGAAGAGATTGACATGACTCTTCCAAGTTTTGCTCGCCCTAAGGGAACTCAACATCCGGTGCAAATCGTCACGGATGAGATTTTCTCAATCATGGCGCGCCTTGGGTATAGTGTGCGCACAGGGCCACTTATAGAAAAAGATTATTACAATTTCGAGGCCTTGAATATTCCTGCAGACCATCCTGCGCGTGACATGCAGGATACTTTCTTTATTGATAAGACACACGTTCTGCGCACTCATACATCTCCGATTCAAATTCACTCTTTAGAGTCAGAAAAATTGCCTCTAAGAATCGTAGGTACGGGGCCAGTGTTCCGTTGCGATAGCGATATTTCTCACTTACCAAATTTCCATCAGATTGAAGCTCTTTGTGTCGACGAAAAGGTTTCAATGGCGGATCTAAAAGGTACGATCTCATTCTTCGTAAGAGAGTTTTTCGGAGCGGGATTGAAAACTCGTTTCCGTCCTAGCTTCTTCCCATTTACAGAACCTTCAGCAGAAGTGGATTGCTCTTGCCCGATTTGTAAAGGCAAGGGATGCAGCCTGTGTAAGCAGTCAGGTTGGATTGAAATCGGTGGTTGTGGACTTGTGAATCCAAAAGTTTTCCAAGCCGCTAAAATTGAATATCCGAAATGGCAAGGTTTTGCGTTTGGTTTTGGTATCGAGCGCATGGCGATCATTAAATACGGTATCGAAGATATTCGCCTCTTCCCTGAAAACGACGTTAAATTCTTAAGGCAGTTTGTAAAATGAAAATAAGCTTAAAGTGGTTACAAGACTATGTAGATGTCACTGAATTCTTCGCAAATCCAGACACTCTGGCTGAGGCTCTGACTCGTGCGG carries:
- a CDS encoding phenylalanyl-tRNA synthetase, alpha subunit (COG0016 Phenylalanyl-tRNA synthetase alpha subunit), which translates into the protein MSTSKLESIKETALAAFKAAENSKTLYDLKVQYLGKSGSLTEIMKEMATLPKEEKPLFGKMVNEVKQVLEAAYLEAEENLKKKEISAKMASEEIDMTLPSFARPKGTQHPVQIVTDEIFSIMARLGYSVRTGPLIEKDYYNFEALNIPADHPARDMQDTFFIDKTHVLRTHTSPIQIHSLESEKLPLRIVGTGPVFRCDSDISHLPNFHQIEALCVDEKVSMADLKGTISFFVREFFGAGLKTRFRPSFFPFTEPSAEVDCSCPICKGKGCSLCKQSGWIEIGGCGLVNPKVFQAAKIEYPKWQGFAFGFGIERMAIIKYGIEDIRLFPENDVKFLRQFVK
- a CDS encoding cytochrome bd ubiquinol oxidase subunit II (COG1294 Cytochrome bd-type quinol oxidase, subunit 2), which produces MIEILIFFIGASLVLYVLFGGADYGAGILELLPTPARLRDGQKELINYAMGPVWEANHMWLVLIIVILFNGFPLIFTTLMTSLHIPMVALLIGIVVRGTAFTFRHYDAVQTETSQKTYTVLFGFSSLWTAIWLGVLAGSLHRGLIAPKSLDFFEAYIHPWWGLYPFAMGLFVAAIFTFLASVYLIGEARSSELRKLFTRRAFGANIAVILTSLLLFVLSHSEMHSLFKDFITHPFALSCLIAATVLFFIQWIFIRTKKSIATRVTSAGQVVLILSGWFALYFPDVIRTTEGAISFQNAAAPESTLKMLVIALLVGSLFIFPSLFYLFKVFRKV
- a CDS encoding 23S rRNA methyltransferase (COG0566 rRNA methylases) — its product is MIDISSNTNPHFRRWVDLNTSRGIKKHQEFILMGEKLVHEFLKNPSFKIKSEIICEGQRPLTSGKLAQSEKVTVFKLAKNLFREVDTIGTGFNLLILEPKEILPLSESKAKGLELICPLGDPTNLGALARSALAFGASKIILTEESCSPYLPKAIKASAGALLKMPIAKVGKFSEFISGRDDIFALDLKGENIARFPWPKDLYLAVGEEGPGFSGVQGLNKLSIPTQGVESLNATVAVSIALYEASKRL
- a CDS encoding mevalonate kinase (COG1577 Mevalonate kinase), which codes for MSTDFECRSFGKWILAGEHSVLRGVPALVFPIQSREMHLQYTRTNEPLRFDLLGAHGEELQLLVWGVLDKACDLLKIKKSDLQGTVVLSSTVPVGAGMGASAALCVALTRWLGYLGHVSESEFYDFARNLENLFHGESSGVDIAVALSGSGLHFERHGERLSLTTSWQPQWYISYCGERGVTLDAVNKVKALIASNEELGSALDQQMHDAVLMAKKALAKTESEGFSELVKAIDLAGDCFEKWDLNRGAPEKHMMWLKSQGAVAVKPTGSGGGGYVLSLWKQAPPSEVLNQLIPC
- a CDS encoding osmotically inducible protein C (COG1764 Predicted redox protein, regulator of disulfide bond formation) encodes the protein MNRRATALWTGDILSGKGQLSTESKVLQSVPYSFATRFEDTPGTNPEELIAAAHAGCFTMALSGALKKNGHTAENLETQCTVSIEKSGDGFKITKSQLNLKAKVPGLEHAQLLKIAEEVKKSCPVSQALKIDMELKVAEL
- a CDS encoding cytochrome bd ubiquinol oxidase subunit I (COG1271 Cytochrome bd-type quinol oxidase, subunit 1), with product MTDLLAARSTMAFSLGFHIIFAAIGMTMPFFMSVAHWYYLKKKEPEYLELTKMWMKGVAILFAVGAVSGTVLSFELGLLWPGFMTYAGPIIGMPFSWEGTAFFIEAIAIGLFLYGWDRMKPWVHWSAGLLVGISGFVSGIFVVAANSWMNTPQGFDWVNGVATNIDPVKAMFNKAWLHQSLHMQVAALQAVGFAVAGIHAYLLLKGSAPKLNKIGLKIAMSFAVISSFAQPLIGHFAAQKVAEYQPAKLAAMEGHFKTSSRAPLYIGGIPDEENQTMEWGIAIPGALSFLATNDFNAEIKGLDQFPKDEWPPVLITHVAFQIMVAIGTFLALVSLYYLWSWKKNSYSRFLLRLLTFCIPFGFLAIEAGWIVTEVGRQPWIIYGFLKTKDALTPMPGMVYHFYLFLVLYLFLAFITVWLLRRQVLASQKKFSEATK
- a CDS encoding diphosphomevalonate decarboxylase (COG3407 Mevalonate pyrophosphate decarboxylase); the encoded protein is MNQVLVSAPSNIALIKYMGKIEGTGNKPTNASLSYTLENLKTFVRLTEISEDQDRWAPLVREDLEKIELSEKGQKRFLNHLQLIKSKFGVSKNYLVESANNFPSDCGLASSASSFAALTMAAAKMFQGINPQPWGEDPKVLSELSRQGSGSSCRSFFTPWALWKEEYAQPVNLELKNLHHMVVVVEDSKKEVSSSDAHKQVTTSPRFTGRVERAELRLADLLQALQFNDWHMAQQIVWDEFIDMHRLFETAQPAFSYMTAGSHQVIEDCKNFFNRWQDGPLVTMDAGANVHLLFRYDQKKSFEEYREHFQKDFKVLAFEGIKEDVH
- a CDS encoding hypothetical protein (COG1577 Mevalonate kinase); amino-acid sequence: MSLVFSIPGKTFLAGEYLVLQEGPALVFLSEPRFELEADKGQGNVLGIHPDSPAGLFIQSHKEYFAGWDLKFHDSYQSKGGFGASTAQFLGVYSLWLYQEAPQQDMEKILDFRHLLEEYYKVAWNGEGFRPSGVDLVGQLKGSLTFVDKRQGVIAVKAWPFSNLEFFIVHTGNKVATHEHLKTLKPFDSSGLLKAFNSIRLSMDKMDEGLFISGINGYAQELADLQLTCAPTSKLLEEVQGLEGVVAAKGCGALGADVIMVVTLKGHHLALSEYLEHRGLSVLASSSDIASGLQIKGTV
- a CDS encoding putative hemolysin (COG1253 Hemolysins and related proteins containing CBS domains); translated protein: MAFVTVSKQQLKQISNQSRNARRLLQLKKNPERTLSVIQIGITVVGAIAAAVGGAGAEGALGPWLVKTYGLSVKTAEVVAILSVVLPISYLSVVVGELVPKTMALRYPTGIALAVAPGLYFAEKILMPAVRALEWSTHFVLKLMRFAVPENSGKDETIYIEDLPRQTKQYVINLVNTEKKLAREIMDPWEKVISVDRANTLEEVVSKVSEFRHTRLPVTSGKEVVGLLNTKELLTALRHGSTDWQSLERPILRFKSFDTLFTILRKMQEQKSHLAVIYDQVTPVGIVTMEDIFEEIIGDVFDEDDDGALMRILAAKAKRRPGGGVITGE
- a CDS encoding methyltransferase gidB (COG0357 Predicted S-adenosylmethionine-dependent methyltransferase involved in bacterial cell division) translates to MLRQMAHKNKSNYSPYKARQEARRKQDSPKQGSVSSSATSAGSSSLRGKHKKPEMIYELNEANDRLADIFRNHGFDLVSHEQRHQLAHFYRLLMLNQEKENFTRLLKLRDVAIRHFIDSIIILKHTELQFPLLDVGTGPGFPGIPLKIMFPEEKILLGEGVQRRVEFLKHVRSEMSLENLDILGRNINRHCVYPINGAITRAVEDIGNTLNNVMSGLQLGGRVYFMKGPGVDPEIKAAKENWGEFYKLVQDVAYNLPETPHERRLVVYEKIKHQELPEEDEGEELLLEELSGEEKRRWSIYK